From the genome of Papaver somniferum cultivar HN1 chromosome 2, ASM357369v1, whole genome shotgun sequence, one region includes:
- the LOC113347016 gene encoding pto-interacting protein 1-like produces the protein MSCFGCCDDDDNRKATDAGGPYMVNNAVGNHGGHHASDATAKVPQTVKVQPIEVPIVTVDELKDVTENFGTKALIGEGSYGRVYYGELKSGRAAAIKKLDASKQPDQEFLAQVSMVSRLKDEHVVELLGYCVDGNLRVLAYEFATMGSLHDILHGRKGVKGAQPGPVLSWAQRVKIAVGAAKGLEYLHEKSQPHIIHRDIKSSNILLFDEYIAKVADFDLSNQAPDMAARLHSTRVLGTFGYHAPEYAMTGQLSSKSDVYSYGVVLLELLTGRKPVDHTLPRGQQSLVTWATPRLSEDKVRQCVDQRLGGDYPPKAVAKMAAVAALCVQYEADFRPNMSIVVKALQPLLNARPGPPGPGESTSV, from the exons ATGAGTTGCTTCGGCTGCTGTGATGACGATGATAACAGGAAGGCTACTGATGCTGGAGGCCCGTACATGGTCAATAATGCAGTAG GTAACCATGGAGGGCATCATGCCTCAGATGCCACTGCGAAGGTGCCCCAAACTGTAAAAGTCCAGCCTATTGAAGTCCCTATCGTCACGGTTGATGAGCTGAAGGACGTGACAGAGAACTTCGGGACTAAGGCCTTAATTGGGGAAGGGTCATATGGTAGAGTATACTATGGTGAACTTAAAAGTGGAAGGGCTGCTGCCATAAAGAAGTTGGACGCAAGTAAGCAACCCGACCAAGAGTTCTTAGCTCAG GTATCTATGGTTTCAAGGTTGAAAGATGAACATGTTGTAGAACTACTTGGTTATTGTGTTGATGGCAATCTTCGAGTCCTCGCCTATGAGTTTGCTACAATGGGATCACTGCACGATATTCTTCATG GGCGGAAAGGCGTTAAAGGAGCTCAACCTGGTCCAGTTCTATCATGGGCACAACGAGTTAAAATAGCTGTAGGTGCAGCAAAAGGACTCGAATACTTGCATGAAAAGTCTCAACCCCACATTATCCATCGTGACATCAAGTCCAGTAACATTCTTCTTTTTGATGAATATATTGCGAAGGTTGCTGATtttgacttgtcaaatcaagctCCTGACATGGCAGCACGTCTGCATTCTACCCGTGTTCTTGGGACTTTTGGTTATCATGCTCCAGA ATATGCAATGACTGGGCAGCTAAGCTCAAAGAGTGATGTTTATAGTTATGGTGTAGTCTTGTTGGAGCTCTTGACTGGCCGCAAACCTGTTGACCATACGTTACCAAGGGGGCAACAGAGTCTTGTGACATGG GCTACGCCAAGACTTAGTGAAGACAAGGTCCGGCAATGTGTTGACCAGAGACTAGGAGGAGACTACCCTCCAAAAGCAGTTGCAAAG ATGGCTGCAGTAGCTGCACTGTGCGTGCAATATGAAGCTGATTTTCGGCCGAACATGAGCATTGTGGTCAAAGCTCTCCAACCCCTTTTAAATGCTCGACCAGGACCTCCTGGTCCCGGTGAATCAACAAGCGTgtga